ACACCGCGTAGCCGTCGTCGGCGCCGCCGCGGCCGTAGAGCTTGCCGTCGTCGATCTTGGGCGTCCAGGGACCCAGGTCGCTGCGCCAGCCGGTGAACTCCGGTTGTTTGTCGAGGTGGCCGTACATCAGCACGGTCTGGCCCGAGGCCGGGGCCGGCGTGCCGTCACGGCCGGCGCTGGCGGGCAACTCGAAGAACAGCACCGGCGTGCGCGGCCTGCCCCGCGCGTCGTTCAGGCGGATCACCTCGAGCGACAGGCCCGGCACCTTCTGCGCCGCCACCCAGTCGGCGGCCGATTGCAGCACGCGCTCGAGCAGGCCATGGGCGGCCCAGTCGGCATCGAACGCGGGGGATTTGGCCGGCACGGCGATGTAGTCGACCAGGGCCGGCACGATGCGCTCGCGCCAGGCGGTGTCCACGTGCGCCTGCAGCGCGCCGGGCTCGAGGGGAAGGGGCTGGGGGAGGCGAGCGTTCATGGCGATCTCCTGAGCGGGAGGCCGGCAAGCGCTGGTTGCACTCCCCCGGGTACCCGACCGGGGAAGTATAGGCAGACCGTGACAGGGCCGTGATGGCCGCGCCGTGGCGGCGCAGGGTGGCGCGCCCTCAGGCCACGCGGAACACCCGCACCACCTCGGCCAGCCGGTCCGCCTGCTCGCGCAGGCTCTCGGCCGCGGCCGCGCTCTGCTCCACCAGCGCCGCGTTCTGCTGCGTCATCTGGTCGAGCTGGCCCACGGCCGCGTTCACCTGCCCGATGCCCTGCGACTGTTCCTGGGCCGCGGTGGTGATGTCGGCGATGAAGCTCGAGATCTTCTGGGCGTTGTCCACGATCTCGGTGATGGTGCTGCCGGCCTGCGCCACGAGCTCCGTGCCCGCGTGCACCTTCTCCACGCTCGCGCCGATCAGGCCCTTGATCTCCTTGGCCGCCTCGGCGCTGCGCTGCGCGAGGCTGCGCACCTCGCCGGCCACCACCGCGAAGCCGCGGCCCTGCTCGCCGGCGCGCGCCGCTTCCACCGCCGCGTTGAGCGCGAGGATGTTGGTCTGGAACGCGATGCCATCGATCACGCCGATGATGTCGCCGATCTTCTGGCTGCTGTGCTGGATGTCCTGCATGGTCTGCACCACCTGGCCCACCACCTGGCCGCCGCGCGTGGCCACGTCGGCGTTGGCCGCGGCCATCTGGCTCGCCTGGCGCGCCGAGTCGGCGCTGTGGCGCACGGTGCTGCTGAGCTGGTCCATGCTGGCCGCCGTCTGCTGCAGGCTGCTCGCGGCCTGCTCGGTGCGGCCCGAGAGGTCCTGGTTGCCGCTGGCGATCTCGCTGCTCGCGGTGCCGATGCTGTCGGTGCTGCTGCGCACCTCGTGCACGATGCGGCTCAGCGAACCCTGCATGGCGCCGAGCGCGCGCATGAGCTGCGCCACCTCGTCGCGGCCCTGGTCGTCCACGCGCTGCGTGAGGTCGCTTGCGGCAATGGCGTCGGCCAGGCGGCGCGCGCGGTCGAGCGGGCCGCAGATGCTGCTCATGTTGGCCAGCGTGGTGGGCACCACGATCACCATGGCCAGCACCAGCGCCACGCCGAACACCCAGGCGGTCATGCGGTTGGCCGACGCGCTTTCGTCTTCGAGCGCCTTCACCTCTTCGGCGAGCGCGCTCTCGAGGCGTTCGAGCGTGAGCAGCGCGGTGTTGTAGCGCTCGTGCGCGCGGCCGAGCATGCGGTTGGCGATGGTGGCGGTTTCGTAGCCGCCGTCGGCAAGCTGGCGCGACACCGGCTCCACCGCGGCCATGTAGGCCTCGAGTTCCTTCTGCAGTTCGCGCACCAGCGGGTTGTCGGCGTCTTCTTCGCCCGCAAGCATGCCCTGGGCCTGCACCACGGCGTCGTCGTAGGCGGCCTGCCACTTGGCCTTGGCCGCGGCCACCTGCTCGGGCTTTTCATAGGCGATGACCATGTCCTTCTCGTGCCGGACGATCTCGCCCATGGCGGCCTTGAGGTGCGACAGCGTGGTGGTCTCGCGGAAGGCGTGTTGCGAGAACTCGTCGGCCACGGCCGACAGGCGCGACATGCCCCACAGGCCCGCGCCGCCCACCGAGGCGAGCAGGGCCAGCACCACGGCGATGGCGCCGATCATGCGAAAGCGGATGGTGAACTGGCGCATGAAGTTCTGCATGCGAATCTCCCCTGATCGTTGTGTAGGACGCGCGCGCGGTCAGAAGCTTTCCCATTCGCCGTCATCGGCGGCGCGGGCGGGGCTGCTGACGGGCTCGGCGCGGGGGGCCGAGGCAAGGGCGGGTTTGCGCAGCGGTGCCGCTGCCGGCGCCGCCGCAGCCACCGGCTTGGCCGCCGGCGCCTTGGCCGGGCCTGCGGGCGCCTTCTTCGGCGCGCTCGCCACGGGTGCCGCACGCACCACCGGAGCCGGGCTCGCGGCCGACGCGAAGGCATGGCCATCGAGCTTGAAGACCTGCACCACCTGGGCCAGGCGGTTCGCCTGTTCCTTGAGGCTCTGCGCGGCGGCCGCGCTCTCTTCCACCAGCGCCGCGTTCTGCTGCGTCATCTGGTCGAGCTGGCTCACCGCCACGTTGACCTGGCCGATGCCGTCGCTCTGTTCGCCGGCCGCGGCCGTGATCTCGCCGATGATGTCCGTCACCCGCTGCACCGAGGCCACGATCTCGCCCATGGTCTGGCCCGCGTCGGCCACCAGCTGGCTGCCGGTCTCCACCTTCTCCACGCTCGCCCCGATCAGGCCCTTGATCTCCTTGGCCGCCTCGGCGCTGCGCTGCGCGAGGTTGCGCACCTCGCCGGCCACCACCGCGAAGCCACGGCCCTGTTCACCGGCACGCGCCGCTTCCACCGCCGCGTTGAGCGCGAGGATGTTGGTCTGGAACGCGATGCCATCGATCACGCCGATGATGTCGTTGATCTTCTTGGACGCGCTGTTGATCTCGTCCATGGTCGTGACCACCTGCGAGACCACCGAGCCGCCGCGCTGGGCGATCTCCGCGGCCGAGGCCGCCAGCTGGTTCGCCTGGCGCGCCGCGTCGGCGCTGTTGCGCACCGTGCTCGTGAGCTGCTCCATGCTGGCCGCCGTCTCCTGCAGGTTCGACGCCGTCTGCTCGGTGCGCGCGCTCAGGTCCTGGTTGCCGCTGGCGATCTCGCCGCTGGCGGTGTTGATGCCGTCGGTGGCCTGGCGCACCTGGCCCACGGTGTTCACCAGCGAGCCCTTCATCTCGGCGAGCGCGCGCAGCAGGTCGCCCAGCTCGTCGCTGCGCTGCACGCGCACCTCGCGCGTCAGGTCGCCTTGCGCCACGTCGCGCGCCACGGAAACGGCTTCGGTCAGCGGTGCCGTGACCGAGCGCGTGATGCGCCAGGCCAGCAGCACGGCGCCCGCGATCGCGAGGGCGGCCATGCCCAGCAGCAGGCCGATCTGGCGGTTCACGGTCGATTCGGAGGCGGCCACGGCCTCGCCCACCAGCTGGAGCTGGAAATCGAGCAGCTCGCGCTGCTTGCCGCCATAGGCCTTGGCCGCGGGCAGCAGCGCGGTTTCCAGAATGCGGTCGGCGCTCGCCGTGTCGCCGGCCTTGAGCGCGTCGAAATAGCCCTTGCGCACGTCGATGTACTTGGCGCGCAGCTGCGTGATCTCGGCCAGGTAGGCCTTGCCGCGCTCGCTGCTCACCTCGGCTTCGAGCATCTTCTGCACCGCGTTGATGCGCTCGGTGGTCTCGGCCATCAGCGGCTTGAAGTAGGCGTCGACCGCCGGGTCGTTGCGCGACTTGGCCACCGCGAGCACGCGGTTGATGTTGAGCTCGGTGTTCGCCATCCACTCCTGCGTGTGGGCGGCGCGCTTTTCCATTTCAGCGATGCGCTCGGTGCCGGCCTGGGAAACCTTCAGGCCGTACCACGCCAGGGCCGTGATGCCGACCAGCAGCACCAGCACAGCCACGAAGCCGGCGTACAAGCGCTGGCCGATCTTGAGGCTTTGAAACACGTTCATCGATCTCTCCGGGAGAAGACCGCCACGGGGGCGGTCGGAATCAGCTCGTCAGAAGCTCTCCCACTCGCCGTCGGCCACGGAGGCCGCCGCGGGGGCAGGTTTGGGTTGGGGGGTGGCGGCCTGGGACGGCTGGCGCGCCGGGGCCACGGCCTTCACGGGGGCAGCGGCTTTCGCCGGGGCCGCGGGCTTGGGCGTGGCCACCGGGGCGGCCGCCACCGGCGCGCGGACCGGGGTCGCGGCGGGCGTGTGAATGGCCGAGGGCGTGTGGTCGTCGTGGCCGATGCGGAACTGCTGCACCACCTCGGTGAGCCGGCCCGCCTGGTCCTTGAGGCTCTGCGCGGCGGCCGCGCTCTCTTCCACCAGCGCCGCGTTCTGCTGCGTCATCTGGTCGAGCTGGCTCACCGCCACGTTGACCTGGCCGATGCCGTCGCTCTGTTCGCCGGCCGCGGCCGTGATCTCGCCGATGATGTCCGTCACCCGCTGCACCGAGGCCACGATCTCGCCCATGGTCTGGCCCGCGTCGGCCACCAGCTGGCTGCCGGTCTCCACCTTCTCCACGCTCGCCCCGATCAGGCCCTTGATCTCCTTGGCCGCCTCGGCGCTGCGCTGCGCGAGGTTGCGCACCTCGCCGGCCACCACCGCGAAGCCACGGCCCTGTTCACCGGCGCGCGCCGCTTCCACCGCCGCGTTGAGCGCGAGGATGTTGGTCTGGAACGCGATGCCATCGATCACGCCGATGATGTCGTTGATCTTCTTGGACGCGCTGTTGATCTCGTCCATGGTCGTGACCACCTGCGAGACCACCGAGCCGCCGCGCTGGGCGATCTCCGCGGCCGAGGCCGCCAGCTGGTTCGCCTGGCGCGCCGCGTCGGCGCTGTTGCGCACCGTGCTCGTGAGCTGCTCCATGCTGGCCGCCGTCTCCTGCAGGTTCGATGCCGTCTGCTCGGTGCGCGCGCTCAGGTCCTGGTTGCCGCTGGCGATCTCGCTGCTCGCGGTGCCGATGCTGTCGGCGGCGCTGCGCAGGTTGCGCATCATGTCGAGGAAGCGCTGGCGCATGGCCTCGACCTCGCGCACCAGGGTGCCCACCTCGTCGCGGCGATCGCTGTGGAAGGCGCGCGTGAGGTCGCCCTGCGACACGCTGGTGACCGCGCTGGTGAGCTCGCGCAGCGGCAGGCTCACGTTGCGGCGGATCAGCACGAACAGACCCAGGCCCAGCAGGCCCGCGGCCGCGGCCAGCAAGCCCCAGAACACGTACATGGTGCGCCAGTGGCGGGCCATGGCCTCGCCCTCGGACACCTCGGCCAGCACCCACCAGCCGCCCGCGCGGGTGGTGCGCTTGACGTGCCAGGGGTCGCTCATGCCGTCGTTGAACAGGGGCACGGCGTCGTGCACGGACATGCTGTCGTCGCCGCGCAGCGCGTCCAGCGTGGGGCCGGCCTGCGGGTAGACCTCGAGCACCTTCTTGCCCGCGGCGCGCGGGTGCGAAATGAACACGGCCTCGTCGTTGGACTTGCGCGGGTCGATGATGACCGTGCCGCCGCTCTCGAAGTAGGTCGACTCGGCCACCAGCTTGTCGAGCGAGGCCTGGAAGTCGGTGATGTCGAAACCGATGAAGAGGATGCCGACCACCTTGCCGGCGGCGTCTTTCACCGGCTCGTAGTGCGTCATGTAGGCCTTGCCGAACAGCACGGCACGGCCGGTGTACGACTCGCCTTTGACCATCAGCGGGTAGGCCGGGCTGGTGCGCGCGAGCAGGGTGCCCACGGCGCGCGAGCCGTCTTCCTTCTTGAGCGAGGTGGCGATGCGCTCGAAGTCGTCGCCCTTGCGCATGAAGATGGTGGCCACGCCGCCATTGCTCTTGTTGAAGCTGTCGACCTCGCTGTGGTCGCCGTTGAGCAGCATGCCCCAGTGCTTGAGCATGTTGTTGGCCGAGTCGAGTTCGAAGACGTCGGCGAACTTCTGGCGGAACGGGCGGTAGGCACGCTCGGCCATCAGGCGCGCGGTGGCGTCGAAGGCGTCGACCGAATTGGCCACGGCCGCAGCCTTGTCGCCGGCGGCCTGCATCGCGGCCTCGCGCGAGCGGCCTTCGGCCACCAGCGCCATGCCGACGCTGATCACGCCCAGCGTGACGGCCAGCAGGGCCACGGCCTGAAGGGACAGTCGCCGTGCGATCGACACGGTGTTCTTGGCAAGGGTCATGGGGAAAGCCTCCTCCGCAGGGCCGCCGGGAATGGGTTTATTGCAGGACCTGGGCGCTGTCCATCAGGCCCATGTCGGCGCTGGACATCAGCGCTTCGATGTCCATGAGGATCAGCATGCGTTCACCCACGCTGCCGATGCCGGTGATGAAGCTGGTGTCGACCGAAGTGTTCATCTCGGGCGCGGGCTTGATGTGTTCGCCCGACAGCTCGAGCACGTCGGACACCGAGTCGACCACGGCGCCGACCACGCGGCCGCGCACGTTGAGCACGATCACGACCGTGAAGCCGTTGTATTCCACCTTCTCGCAGCCCAGCTTGACGCGCAGGTCCACGACCGGAACGATGACGCCGCGCAGGTTGACCACGCCTTTGATGAAGCTCGGCGCATTGGCGATGCGGGTGGGCTCTTCGTACGAACGGATTTCCTGCACCCGCAGGATGTCGATGCCGTACTCCTCGGCGCCCAGGCGGAAGGTCAGGAATTCGGCACTGCCCTGTTGGGCGCTGGCGGCGCGGGCGCCGTCCTGGCGGGCGATGTGGGTGGCTTCGTTGCGCATGTCCATGGTCGGTCCTCGAAATGGGGGTGGTCTCAGCACTATCGGCGCGCAGCGCCTGGCCTGAAGTCCGGAAAAGGCCGGCATTTCGACCGTTGACGCGGTCCGAACACTGTTCAAGCGGCCCTTCGCGGGCGGCTGGAATACCAAAGCATGCACAGCGCGGGGCAGCGGCTCTGCTACCGTGCGCCCATGACCGAGCACCTGAACCCCACCCCGGCGATCGACAGCGACCACCCCGCGGTGCGCGATTTCGCGCGTGCCCACGATCCGGGCGGCAGCGTGCGCGAGCGCGCCGTGGCCCTGAACCTGGCCGTGCGCGACCGGATCCGCTACGACCCCTACCGCATCGACCTCTCACCCCAGGGCATGCGCGCGAGCACCGCCCTGCTGCAGGGCCACGGCTGGTGCGTGCCCAAGGCGGTGCTGCTGGCCGCGGTGGCACGCGCCGCGGGCATTCCCGCACGGCTGGGCTTCGCCGACGTGAAGAACCACATGTCCACCGAAAAGCTGCGCCAGGCCATGGGCGGCAGCGACCTGTTCGTCTGGCACGGCTACACCGAGCTCTGGATCGACGGCGCCTGGCGCAAGGCGACGCCGGCCTTCAACCTTTCGCTGTGCGAGAAGTTCGGCCTGCTGCCGCTGGACTTCGACGGCGTGCACGATTCGCTCTACCACCCCTACGACCGCGCGGGGCAGCGCCACATGGAGTACGTGAACCAGCGCGGCAGCTTCGACGACCTGCCGCTGGAAGCGATCGTTCGCAGCTTCGCCGAGGTGTACAGCGACTTCGGCCGCCACACGCCCGACGGCGATTTCGCGGCCGACGCGGCGCGCGAGAACACCGCGGGCTGAGGCGCGCGCCGCGCCCGCGGCGCTCAGTTGGAGAAGCGGAACACCGCTGTGCTGGCCAGCAGGTTGGGCAGGAAACGCACCTCGCGCCCGGCCTGCAGGCCGAAGCTGTCCTCGATGGTGAGCCCGTTGCGGCGCGCCAGCACCTCGAAGTCGGCGTGTGTGCCGACGCGGATGTTGGGCGTGTCGTACCACTGGTAGGGCAGGCGCCGCGTCACCGGCATGCGGCCCTGCAGCACCGCGAGCCGGTTGGGCCAGTGGGCGAAGTTGGGGAAGGCCACGATGCCGATGCGGCCCACGCGCGCGGTCTCGCGCAGCATGGTCTCGGCGTTGCGCAGGTGCTGCAGGGTGTCGATCTGCAGCACCACGTCGAAGGCGTTGTCGCCGAACATGGTCAGGCCGTCTTCGAGGTTGAGCTGCAGCACGTTCACGCCGCGGCGCAGGCAGGCCTGCACTTCGGCGTCGTCGATCTCGACGCCGTAGCCGGTGCAGCCGCGCGTGGCCTGCAGGTGGGCCAGCAGCGCGCCGTCGCCGCAGCCGAGGTCGAGCACGCGCGAGCCCGGGGGCACCAGGCGCGCGATGGATTCGAGCACGTCGCGTTCGCTCATCACAGCCCCTTGCCGATGGTGTGGTCGAAGTAGCTGCGCACGGCCGCGTGGTAGCGCGCGTCGTCGAGCAGGAAGGCGTCGTGCCCGTGGGGCGCGTCGATCTCGCAATAGCTCACTTCGCGCCGGTTCTCCAGCAGCGCCTTCACGATTTCGCGGCTGCGCGCGGGCGAGAAGCGCCAGTCGGTGCTGAAGCTCACGAGCAGGAACTTCGCCTGCGCGCGCGCGAGCGCCGCGCTGAGGTTGCCGTCGAAGTCGCGCGCGGGGTCGAAGTAGTCGAGCGCGCGCGTGATCAGCAGGTAGGTGTTGGCGTCGAAGTACTCGCTGAACTTGTCGCCCTGGTAGCGCAGATAGCTCTCGATCTGGAACTCGACATCGGTGGTGGAGTAGCGGTAGGCGAGCTCGGCCACGGCCGCGGGGTCGGCGCCGTCGGCCGCGCGCAGGGTGCGGCCGAACTTCTCGTTCATCACGTCGTCGCTGAGGTAGGTGATGTGGCCGATCATGCGCGCGATGCGCAGGCCGCGCCGCGGCAGCGTGCCTTCGCGCAGGTAATGGCCGCCGTGGAAGTCGGGGTCGGTCACGATGGCGCGGCGCGCCACCTCGTTGAAGGCGATGTTCTCGGCGGTGAGGTTGGGTGCGCTGGCCACCACCACGGCGTGGCGCACGCGCTCGGGGTACTGCAGGGTCCACGACAGCGTCTGCATGCCGCCCAGGCTGCCGCCCATGACCGCAGCCAGCGTCTCGATGCCCAGGGCGTCGAGCAGCCGGGCCTGGGCATCGACCCAGTCCTCCACCGTCACCACGGGGAAGTCGGCGCCCCAGGCCTGGCCCGTGGCCGGGTTGGTGTGCGTGGGCCCGGTCGAGCCGAAGCACGAACCCAGGTTGTTGACACCGATCACGAAGAAGCGGTTGGTGTCCACCGGCTTGCCCGGGCCGATCATGTTGTGCCACCAGCCTTCGCTGCGCGCCAGCGGCTGGCCGTTGGCGTCGGCGTGGAAGCCGGCCACGTGGTGCGAGGCGTTGAGCGCGTGGCACACCAGCACGGCGTTGGATTTGTCGGCGTTGAGGCTGCCGTAGGTTTCGACCACCAGTTCGTAGGCCGGCAGCACAGCCCCGCTGCGCAGGCGCAGCGGCTGGTCGAAGCGGTGGGTGACGGGAGTGACGATCAAGCGCGTTTGCCTGCCAGGCAGGCCCAGAAAACAAAAAACCCGGTGCCGCCAAAAGGCAGACCGGGCATCTCCGAGCTCCCCTTTAGCGGCATTTGTTGAGCGCCCGCAATCCGGAATCAAATCGGCGCTGAGGCGGCAGTATAGCGGCGGTGCTTGTTGTAACGGCGCATCGCGGCCGGCGGCGCGGGGCGCCGCCGGGAAATTTGTCACCCCCTTTTAGACAAACGGCGCATAATGCCCCGGCTGCCGTGGGAGCGGCGGCATGTCAAGTGATCGGTTGGTTTCGCGCGCTGCATTCGTGTGCCGGACGACGGGGCTCCATCGCTTCTTATCAGTGTTTTGAGGAGTCCCTTTTCATGGGCAACAAGCTTTACGTCGGCAATCTGCCTTATCAAGTGCGCGACGAAGACCTGCAACAAGCCTTCGAGGCCTTCGGTTCGGTGAACAGCGCCAAAGTCATGATGGAGCGCGAGACCGGCCGCTCCAAAGGCTTCGGCTTCGTCGAGATGGGCAGCGATGCCGAGGCGCAGGCCGCCATCCAGGGCATGAACGGCCAGTCGCTCGGCGGCCGCAGCCTGGTGGTCAACGAAGCCCGTCCGATGGAAGCCCGTCCCCCGCGCAGCGGTGGCGGCGGCTTCGGTGGCGGCCGTCGCGAAGGCGGCGGTGGCGGCTACGGCGGCGGCCAGGACGGCGGCTTCCGCAGCCCCTACGGCAACGGCGGCCGTCGCGATGGCGGCGGTGGCCGCGGCGGTTACTGATCGCCCCACCCCCCGGGTTCGAAAGCCCCGAGGCAGTCCGCCCCGGGGCTTTTTCGTGGGCGCTTCACAACGCCACGGGTAAACCCCTAGGCCGCGTCAGGCGCGGCCTTCGCCCTGGCGGTGCTTGCGCGGCCGTCCGGCCAGCACGCGGTCGAACCAGGCGTTTGGCAGCGCGCGCAGCAGCTTGGCCACCACACCCATCTGCCACGGGATGACGCGGTAGCTCGCGCGCGCCTCGATGGCCGAA
This is a stretch of genomic DNA from Hydrogenophaga crocea. It encodes these proteins:
- a CDS encoding methyl-accepting chemotaxis protein — encoded protein: MQNFMRQFTIRFRMIGAIAVVLALLASVGGAGLWGMSRLSAVADEFSQHAFRETTTLSHLKAAMGEIVRHEKDMVIAYEKPEQVAAAKAKWQAAYDDAVVQAQGMLAGEEDADNPLVRELQKELEAYMAAVEPVSRQLADGGYETATIANRMLGRAHERYNTALLTLERLESALAEEVKALEDESASANRMTAWVFGVALVLAMVIVVPTTLANMSSICGPLDRARRLADAIAASDLTQRVDDQGRDEVAQLMRALGAMQGSLSRIVHEVRSSTDSIGTASSEIASGNQDLSGRTEQAASSLQQTAASMDQLSSTVRHSADSARQASQMAAANADVATRGGQVVGQVVQTMQDIQHSSQKIGDIIGVIDGIAFQTNILALNAAVEAARAGEQGRGFAVVAGEVRSLAQRSAEAAKEIKGLIGASVEKVHAGTELVAQAGSTITEIVDNAQKISSFIADITTAAQEQSQGIGQVNAAVGQLDQMTQQNAALVEQSAAAAESLREQADRLAEVVRVFRVA
- a CDS encoding methyl-accepting chemotaxis protein, whose protein sequence is MNVFQSLKIGQRLYAGFVAVLVLLVGITALAWYGLKVSQAGTERIAEMEKRAAHTQEWMANTELNINRVLAVAKSRNDPAVDAYFKPLMAETTERINAVQKMLEAEVSSERGKAYLAEITQLRAKYIDVRKGYFDALKAGDTASADRILETALLPAAKAYGGKQRELLDFQLQLVGEAVAASESTVNRQIGLLLGMAALAIAGAVLLAWRITRSVTAPLTEAVSVARDVAQGDLTREVRVQRSDELGDLLRALAEMKGSLVNTVGQVRQATDGINTASGEIASGNQDLSARTEQTASNLQETAASMEQLTSTVRNSADAARQANQLAASAAEIAQRGGSVVSQVVTTMDEINSASKKINDIIGVIDGIAFQTNILALNAAVEAARAGEQGRGFAVVAGEVRNLAQRSAEAAKEIKGLIGASVEKVETGSQLVADAGQTMGEIVASVQRVTDIIGEITAAAGEQSDGIGQVNVAVSQLDQMTQQNAALVEESAAAAQSLKEQANRLAQVVQVFKLDGHAFASAASPAPVVRAAPVASAPKKAPAGPAKAPAAKPVAAAAPAAAPLRKPALASAPRAEPVSSPARAADDGEWESF
- a CDS encoding methyl-accepting chemotaxis protein — its product is MTLAKNTVSIARRLSLQAVALLAVTLGVISVGMALVAEGRSREAAMQAAGDKAAAVANSVDAFDATARLMAERAYRPFRQKFADVFELDSANNMLKHWGMLLNGDHSEVDSFNKSNGGVATIFMRKGDDFERIATSLKKEDGSRAVGTLLARTSPAYPLMVKGESYTGRAVLFGKAYMTHYEPVKDAAGKVVGILFIGFDITDFQASLDKLVAESTYFESGGTVIIDPRKSNDEAVFISHPRAAGKKVLEVYPQAGPTLDALRGDDSMSVHDAVPLFNDGMSDPWHVKRTTRAGGWWVLAEVSEGEAMARHWRTMYVFWGLLAAAAGLLGLGLFVLIRRNVSLPLRELTSAVTSVSQGDLTRAFHSDRRDEVGTLVREVEAMRQRFLDMMRNLRSAADSIGTASSEIASGNQDLSARTEQTASNLQETAASMEQLTSTVRNSADAARQANQLAASAAEIAQRGGSVVSQVVTTMDEINSASKKINDIIGVIDGIAFQTNILALNAAVEAARAGEQGRGFAVVAGEVRNLAQRSAEAAKEIKGLIGASVEKVETGSQLVADAGQTMGEIVASVQRVTDIIGEITAAAGEQSDGIGQVNVAVSQLDQMTQQNAALVEESAAAAQSLKDQAGRLTEVVQQFRIGHDDHTPSAIHTPAATPVRAPVAAAPVATPKPAAPAKAAAPVKAVAPARQPSQAATPQPKPAPAAASVADGEWESF
- a CDS encoding chemotaxis protein CheW; this translates as MDMRNEATHIARQDGARAASAQQGSAEFLTFRLGAEEYGIDILRVQEIRSYEEPTRIANAPSFIKGVVNLRGVIVPVVDLRVKLGCEKVEYNGFTVVIVLNVRGRVVGAVVDSVSDVLELSGEHIKPAPEMNTSVDTSFITGIGSVGERMLILMDIEALMSSADMGLMDSAQVLQ
- a CDS encoding transglutaminase-like domain-containing protein → MTEHLNPTPAIDSDHPAVRDFARAHDPGGSVRERAVALNLAVRDRIRYDPYRIDLSPQGMRASTALLQGHGWCVPKAVLLAAVARAAGIPARLGFADVKNHMSTEKLRQAMGGSDLFVWHGYTELWIDGAWRKATPAFNLSLCEKFGLLPLDFDGVHDSLYHPYDRAGQRHMEYVNQRGSFDDLPLEAIVRSFAEVYSDFGRHTPDGDFAADAARENTAG
- the metW gene encoding methionine biosynthesis protein MetW; translated protein: MSERDVLESIARLVPPGSRVLDLGCGDGALLAHLQATRGCTGYGVEIDDAEVQACLRRGVNVLQLNLEDGLTMFGDNAFDVVLQIDTLQHLRNAETMLRETARVGRIGIVAFPNFAHWPNRLAVLQGRMPVTRRLPYQWYDTPNIRVGTHADFEVLARRNGLTIEDSFGLQAGREVRFLPNLLASTAVFRFSN
- the metX gene encoding homoserine O-succinyltransferase MetX, translating into MIVTPVTHRFDQPLRLRSGAVLPAYELVVETYGSLNADKSNAVLVCHALNASHHVAGFHADANGQPLARSEGWWHNMIGPGKPVDTNRFFVIGVNNLGSCFGSTGPTHTNPATGQAWGADFPVVTVEDWVDAQARLLDALGIETLAAVMGGSLGGMQTLSWTLQYPERVRHAVVVASAPNLTAENIAFNEVARRAIVTDPDFHGGHYLREGTLPRRGLRIARMIGHITYLSDDVMNEKFGRTLRAADGADPAAVAELAYRYSTTDVEFQIESYLRYQGDKFSEYFDANTYLLITRALDYFDPARDFDGNLSAALARAQAKFLLVSFSTDWRFSPARSREIVKALLENRREVSYCEIDAPHGHDAFLLDDARYHAAVRSYFDHTIGKGL
- a CDS encoding RNA recognition motif domain-containing protein, producing MGNKLYVGNLPYQVRDEDLQQAFEAFGSVNSAKVMMERETGRSKGFGFVEMGSDAEAQAAIQGMNGQSLGGRSLVVNEARPMEARPPRSGGGGFGGGRREGGGGGYGGGQDGGFRSPYGNGGRRDGGGGRGGY